A window from Salvia miltiorrhiza cultivar Shanhuang (shh) chromosome 2, IMPLAD_Smil_shh, whole genome shotgun sequence encodes these proteins:
- the LOC131010464 gene encoding nuclear transcription factor Y subunit B-9-like isoform X2, whose translation MERGGSSNSGLPRSEMDGQGRLKRDPDQYMPIATLTRIMRRVLPDHAKVADDAKETIQECVSEFIAFITTQANEGCHREYRRTITPNDVVSAMDALGFRSYVEPLTVFINKHRAQDCYPPRLAIHPPPPPAYVPSPPQQQPPYGGNYLELAQTRDYFMGYRGGEDFDPFN comes from the coding sequence AGATGGATGGGCAAGGGCGTTTGAAGCGTGATCCGGATCAATACATGCCCATCGCGACCCTCACGCGCATCATGCGGCGCGTCCTCCCCGACCACGCTAAGGTCGCCGACGACGCCAAGGAGACCATCCAAGAATGCGTCTCCGAATTCATCGCCTTCATCACCACCCAAGCCAATGAGGGCTGCCACCGCGAGTACCGCCGCACCATCACCCCCAACGACGTCGTCTCCGCCATGGACGCGCTCGGCTTCCGCAGCTACGTCGAGCCCCTCACTGTTTTCATTAACAAACACCGTGCCCAAGACTGCTATCCGCCGCGCCTCGCCATACACCCACCTCCTCCGCCTGCTTATGTGCCGTCTCCGCCGCAGCAGCAGCCGCCGTATGGCGGCAACTATTTGGAGTTGGCGCAAACGAGGGATTACTTTATGGGCTACCGTGGAGGAGAAGACTTTGATCCTTTTAACTGA
- the LOC131010464 gene encoding nuclear transcription factor Y subunit B-9-like isoform X1 yields the protein MERGGSSNSGLPRSVAEMDGQGRLKRDPDQYMPIATLTRIMRRVLPDHAKVADDAKETIQECVSEFIAFITTQANEGCHREYRRTITPNDVVSAMDALGFRSYVEPLTVFINKHRAQDCYPPRLAIHPPPPPAYVPSPPQQQPPYGGNYLELAQTRDYFMGYRGGEDFDPFN from the coding sequence TTGCAGAGATGGATGGGCAAGGGCGTTTGAAGCGTGATCCGGATCAATACATGCCCATCGCGACCCTCACGCGCATCATGCGGCGCGTCCTCCCCGACCACGCTAAGGTCGCCGACGACGCCAAGGAGACCATCCAAGAATGCGTCTCCGAATTCATCGCCTTCATCACCACCCAAGCCAATGAGGGCTGCCACCGCGAGTACCGCCGCACCATCACCCCCAACGACGTCGTCTCCGCCATGGACGCGCTCGGCTTCCGCAGCTACGTCGAGCCCCTCACTGTTTTCATTAACAAACACCGTGCCCAAGACTGCTATCCGCCGCGCCTCGCCATACACCCACCTCCTCCGCCTGCTTATGTGCCGTCTCCGCCGCAGCAGCAGCCGCCGTATGGCGGCAACTATTTGGAGTTGGCGCAAACGAGGGATTACTTTATGGGCTACCGTGGAGGAGAAGACTTTGATCCTTTTAACTGA